In the Methanomicrobia archaeon genome, one interval contains:
- a CDS encoding Na(+)/H(+) antiporter subunit D, with the protein MVWIHPGFIYLIGCLLIPLLKGKVRQAYVVLLPIVALIVLALTALGFFGELPLETWEIPFLKYTLMLGHVDNLSLFFGFLFVIVSLAMFVYASHVKEEWQHVSAFLYIGSTLGVVFAGDLFTLLFFWEVMAWASLFLIWYRKTESAWGAGFRYIMVHSFGGICLFAGVVLQLQATGSIAWGFSSLVDPATHGIGLPGIMILIAFMINGAVPPLHAWLSDAYPEATVTGTVFLNAFTTKSAIYVLLRGFTGYEVLMWLGAIMAVYGIIYALIVNDIRRVLAYHIISQGGYMVAGIGIGTGLAVGGAIAHALCYTMCKTLLFMSAGAVLAATGTAKMSDLGGLYKSMPKTFWMWMIGAASISGFPLFSVFVSKPLVIESAVFANQPWPWLLLEIASVGTFLCLAVKIPYLTFFERDTPKKIKAQDPPVNMMAGMGILAVLCIAVAVFPGPMYHMILPAVEGLASEIHTFEHYIAHPYAPKIVVELSMFFLFAFPAFWWVLREPFTHREPKMALDLDWFYRISGQWFIWFCEKPVLSFAKFVDRLTLKIASYFVWIGRNPAEAVRIKGLDLRIQLEKNLASTSEYVRTYESGLEGARQRYPRELPRLSLGASLILILLFLVAYLLLYLVG; encoded by the coding sequence ATGGTCTGGATACATCCCGGATTCATTTACCTTATTGGATGCCTGCTCATACCACTCCTGAAGGGCAAGGTCAGGCAGGCGTACGTTGTTCTTTTACCGATAGTAGCCCTGATAGTCCTCGCGTTGACGGCACTCGGGTTCTTTGGCGAATTGCCGCTCGAGACCTGGGAGATCCCGTTTTTGAAATATACGCTCATGCTGGGCCACGTGGATAATTTGAGCCTCTTCTTCGGGTTCCTGTTCGTTATCGTCTCGCTGGCGATGTTCGTGTACGCAAGTCACGTGAAGGAGGAGTGGCAGCATGTTTCCGCCTTCCTGTACATCGGCAGTACGCTGGGTGTGGTTTTTGCCGGCGATCTGTTCACGCTGCTGTTCTTCTGGGAAGTAATGGCCTGGGCGTCACTGTTCCTGATCTGGTATCGCAAGACGGAATCGGCGTGGGGCGCGGGGTTCCGGTACATTATGGTGCACTCATTCGGCGGTATCTGCCTATTCGCCGGCGTGGTGCTCCAGTTACAGGCTACCGGCTCGATCGCCTGGGGCTTCAGCTCACTCGTGGATCCCGCCACACACGGGATTGGCTTACCGGGGATCATGATCCTCATCGCCTTCATGATCAACGGGGCCGTGCCGCCGCTCCATGCGTGGCTCTCTGATGCATATCCTGAAGCTACGGTCACCGGCACGGTATTCCTCAATGCATTCACCACAAAGAGCGCGATCTATGTGCTGCTGCGCGGCTTCACGGGCTACGAGGTGCTCATGTGGCTCGGGGCGATCATGGCGGTCTACGGGATCATCTACGCCTTGATCGTGAACGATATCAGACGGGTCCTCGCCTATCATATCATCTCCCAGGGCGGGTACATGGTCGCGGGCATCGGGATCGGCACGGGTCTCGCGGTCGGCGGCGCGATTGCGCACGCGCTCTGTTATACGATGTGTAAGACGCTCCTGTTCATGTCCGCGGGTGCCGTGCTTGCGGCAACGGGCACCGCGAAAATGTCCGATCTGGGCGGGTTATACAAATCCATGCCCAAGACCTTCTGGATGTGGATGATCGGTGCCGCCTCCATTTCTGGCTTTCCACTCTTCAGCGTCTTCGTGAGTAAGCCCCTGGTAATTGAATCTGCCGTCTTCGCGAATCAGCCCTGGCCCTGGCTCTTGCTTGAAATTGCGTCTGTCGGTACGTTCCTCTGTCTGGCGGTGAAGATCCCGTATCTCACCTTCTTTGAACGCGACACCCCCAAAAAGATCAAAGCGCAGGATCCTCCGGTGAATATGATGGCAGGTATGGGTATCTTAGCGGTCCTCTGTATCGCGGTCGCGGTGTTTCCGGGGCCGATGTATCATATGATACTCCCCGCGGTTGAGGGCTTGGCCTCGGAGATACACACCTTTGAGCATTATATCGCGCACCCGTACGCGCCGAAGATCGTCGTCGAGCTCAGCATGTTCTTCCTCTTCGCCTTCCCCGCGTTCTGGTGGGTGCTGCGCGAGCCGTTCACGCACCGTGAGCCGAAGATGGCACTGGATCTCGACTGGTTCTACCGCATCTCAGGACAGTGGTTCATCTGGTTCTGTGAGAAGCCGGTACTTTCATTTGCGAAGTTCGTTGATCGGTTGACGCTGAAGATCGCGAGTTATTTCGTCTGGATTGGCAGGAACCCTGCGGAAGCGGTGCGGATCAAGGGCCTCGACCTGCGGATACAACTGGAGAAGAACCTTGCCTCGACGTCCGAGTACGTGCGGACCTACGAGAGCGGCCTGGAGGGTGCACGGCAGCGCTACCCGCGCGAACTTCCTCGACTGAGTTTGGGTGCATCGCTGATTTTGATACTGCTGTTCCTCGTGGCGTATTTGTTACTGTACCTGGTGGGCTAG
- a CDS encoding protein MnhE: MTERKSGNGFGILVTFVVLLVFWICLSGYFDAFHLGAGIISCAIIALISHDLFVREGGLETRKFVRLLRYIVWEFYQILLANLDVAYRVLHPSSFTRGRPEGSIFGAGPVDPAIIEFETTLRSDFALTTMANSITLTPGTVTILVDPPIGKFWVHAIAKAPGDALLVDQTMQTKVAEVYDEK, encoded by the coding sequence ATGACGGAGCGTAAAAGTGGGAATGGGTTTGGCATCCTCGTCACCTTTGTGGTGCTGTTAGTATTCTGGATATGCCTCTCGGGGTACTTTGATGCATTCCATCTGGGCGCGGGGATCATCAGTTGTGCGATCATTGCGCTCATCTCGCATGACCTCTTTGTGCGCGAGGGCGGACTCGAAACCCGGAAATTCGTGCGGCTTCTCCGTTATATAGTCTGGGAGTTCTATCAGATTCTGCTGGCGAACCTCGATGTCGCCTATCGGGTACTCCACCCCAGCTCGTTCACGCGCGGGCGACCGGAAGGGAGCATCTTCGGTGCAGGACCGGTTGATCCGGCCATCATCGAATTCGAGACCACGCTGCGGAGCGATTTCGCGCTCACTACCATGGCTAACTCTATCACCTTAACTCCGGGAACGGTTACCATTCTGGTTGATCCACCGATCGGAAAGTTCTGGGTCCATGCGATCGCAAAAGCCCCGGGCGATGCGCTCCTGGTGGATCAGACGATGCAGACGAAAGTGGCGGAGGTGTATGACGAGAAATGA
- a CDS encoding monovalent cation/H+ antiporter subunit D family protein, with translation MIESVISIRPILALCCPLIAAVLILLFRNHPNVREGWTMTAAVAQFLIVVTMILDVKDLNGGVLEYNLFTILPNVEFGFKIDAFGLLFAMTSASLWILVSSYSVGYMRSLHEHAQTRYYFCFALAILGAVGVAMSANLFTMFIFYEILTVSTYPLVAHDQTEEAIFGGRKYLAYLLTAGVFFLAAVLLTYSYVGTTDFTNGGILSTDAASPAALIVLFFFFMLGFMKAAWMPFHSWLPTAMVAPTPVSALLHAVAVVKAGVFCIVRAVCYIYGVDLMTELGLGVILATIAGFTMLAASLMAIAQDNLKRRLAYSTISQLSYIIFGVSLLSPMGIQGAMLHIPFHGFMKITLFMCAGSIMVASGKKNISEMAGIGRIMPLTMFAFTIGALGMAGAPPACGFVSKWYLCLGTLQAEQLVLLAVLLISSLLDIIYFFPIIRTAYFEKPRDVTVNIHEWKPKIKESSPFMVFPLVTTAIFSIIFCIPNPVSEVIISLARIAVTSLGGGI, from the coding sequence ATGATAGAGTCAGTCATATCAATACGTCCGATTTTAGCGCTCTGTTGTCCGTTAATCGCTGCGGTGTTGATCCTGCTCTTCAGGAACCATCCGAACGTTCGGGAGGGCTGGACCATGACGGCGGCGGTTGCTCAGTTCCTTATCGTGGTCACTATGATCCTCGATGTGAAGGACTTGAACGGTGGGGTACTCGAATATAATCTCTTTACCATTCTGCCCAATGTGGAATTCGGGTTCAAGATCGATGCCTTTGGACTGCTCTTCGCCATGACCTCGGCCTCGTTATGGATTCTGGTCTCATCCTATTCCGTCGGCTACATGCGCTCGTTACACGAGCACGCGCAGACACGGTACTATTTCTGTTTCGCGCTCGCCATTCTGGGTGCCGTGGGCGTGGCCATGTCCGCGAATCTGTTCACGATGTTCATCTTCTACGAGATCCTGACGGTCTCGACCTATCCGCTGGTGGCGCACGACCAGACGGAGGAGGCGATCTTCGGCGGACGCAAATATCTGGCTTATCTGCTTACCGCGGGCGTCTTCTTCCTGGCCGCTGTACTGCTGACCTACTCATACGTCGGCACCACGGACTTCACGAACGGCGGGATTCTCAGTACTGACGCGGCCTCACCGGCTGCATTGATCGTGCTCTTCTTCTTCTTTATGCTCGGCTTCATGAAGGCGGCCTGGATGCCTTTCCATTCCTGGCTGCCGACCGCAATGGTGGCCCCGACACCGGTGAGTGCGTTGCTGCACGCGGTCGCGGTCGTTAAGGCCGGCGTGTTCTGTATCGTTCGCGCTGTCTGTTACATCTACGGGGTGGACTTGATGACCGAACTGGGTCTCGGTGTGATCCTCGCCACGATCGCGGGTTTCACGATGCTTGCCGCGTCCTTGATGGCGATCGCGCAGGACAATCTGAAGCGGCGATTAGCATATTCCACGATCAGCCAGCTCTCATATATTATCTTCGGTGTATCGTTGCTGAGCCCGATGGGAATACAGGGCGCGATGCTCCACATTCCCTTCCATGGCTTCATGAAGATCACCCTCTTTATGTGCGCCGGCTCGATCATGGTCGCCTCGGGCAAGAAGAACATCAGTGAAATGGCGGGTATCGGGCGGATTATGCCCCTGACCATGTTCGCCTTTACCATCGGCGCGCTCGGCATGGCCGGCGCACCACCGGCATGTGGCTTTGTCAGCAAATGGTACCTGTGTTTGGGTACGCTGCAGGCCGAGCAGCTCGTGCTGCTCGCGGTACTGCTGATCAGCTCGCTGCTGGATATTATTTATTTCTTCCCGATCATCCGCACCGCGTACTTCGAGAAGCCGAGAGACGTGACCGTGAATATCCACGAATGGAAGCCAAAGATCAAAGAGTCCTCACCGTTTATGGTCTTCCCGTTGGTGACCACGGCGATCTTCTCCATCATCTTCTGTATTCCTAATCCCGTTTCAGAGGTGATCATCTCACTGGCGCGAATCGCCGTTACCAGTTTAGGAGGCGGGATCTGA
- a CDS encoding DUF4040 domain-containing protein — translation MIVAIDLLLLFIIVILALVAITVRDLLSAIIVLTAYSFLMAMVWVEMHSVDVGFTEAAVGAGVTTAFLIAALCRTERWEKG, via the coding sequence ATGATTGTGGCAATCGACCTGTTGCTGTTATTTATTATTGTTATCCTCGCACTGGTGGCGATCACGGTGAGAGATCTCCTGAGTGCTATCATTGTCTTGACGGCGTACAGCTTCCTGATGGCTATGGTCTGGGTCGAGATGCATTCGGTGGACGTCGGCTTTACCGAGGCCGCCGTCGGTGCGGGTGTGACCACGGCGTTCTTAATAGCCGCGCTCTGCAGAACCGAGAGGTGGGAGAAGGGATGA
- a CDS encoding cation:proton antiporter — MIGTGFFQENILLLTGVLIALTILVATYRGGIGPGVFNRVVAVNVIGTKTVVLLVVIGYYFERPYFFDLSLLYALLNFIGTLIFAKYLERGEIWSS, encoded by the coding sequence ATGATCGGAACAGGCTTTTTCCAGGAGAACATCTTGTTGCTCACGGGCGTCCTTATCGCCCTGACGATACTCGTGGCAACCTATCGAGGCGGAATTGGCCCCGGCGTCTTCAATCGTGTGGTGGCCGTCAACGTGATCGGGACGAAGACCGTCGTGCTCCTGGTGGTCATCGGGTACTACTTCGAGCGGCCGTATTTCTTTGACCTGTCACTGCTCTACGCCTTGCTTAACTTTATTGGTACACTGATCTTCGCGAAATATTTGGAGAGGGGTGAGATATGGTCGAGCTAA
- a CDS encoding monovalent cation/H+ antiporter subunit D family protein yields the protein MVGIVEQLPVLIIAISLVSSFTILVAGSVNKKSCWFISLGTIFIQLIMAIVILNHILTVGNVYYWLGGWMPPWGIEYVMDALNGYILVVLLFLSLVCVMYSRRNIEHELPDKIVSFYVVYQLLITGLCGVTITGDIFNMYVFIEIFSLAAYALIASRGGISLKASFVYLVMGAIGASFVLMGIGLIYAVTGSLNMYDISILLPPFYSNRAVQLAYAFIVVGLSIKMALFPLHTWLPDAHSFAPSEISAMLSGIIIEVSTYALIRISFSVYTLDFLRLVPIFDIISWLAAIAIIYGSVLAIAQINLKRMLAYSSVSQMGYIMLAVGLSLSTKHILWGGLTPALMHILNHALMKGCLFMVAGAFIYKAELWNITDLRGLGRKMPYTCAAFTLAAISMIGVPPSVGFVTKVYLIFAVVEAGNFIFMAVILLSTLLNLVYFWRVIETMYMKVGEAGPHHEYAKPVKIDEIPLTMLIPVVLLGVLCIVMGIIWLTEIPITGAVPIMDSVNKLFEIGRYTVVP from the coding sequence ATGGTCGGTATTGTAGAACAGCTTCCAGTCCTTATTATAGCCATCTCTCTGGTCTCTTCATTTACCATTCTGGTCGCTGGGTCGGTGAATAAGAAATCCTGCTGGTTCATCTCGCTCGGCACGATCTTCATTCAGCTGATCATGGCGATCGTCATCCTCAACCACATTTTGACCGTAGGGAACGTTTATTACTGGCTGGGTGGCTGGATGCCGCCATGGGGCATTGAATACGTGATGGATGCGTTAAATGGCTATATCCTGGTCGTCCTGCTCTTTTTATCTCTGGTTTGCGTGATGTACTCCCGGCGGAACATCGAGCACGAACTACCCGATAAAATCGTCTCCTTTTATGTCGTTTATCAACTGCTCATTACCGGGCTCTGCGGCGTCACGATCACCGGCGATATTTTCAATATGTACGTCTTCATCGAGATCTTCTCGCTGGCCGCATACGCATTGATCGCCTCTCGTGGCGGTATCTCGCTCAAAGCGAGTTTCGTGTATCTCGTCATGGGCGCTATCGGTGCGAGTTTCGTGCTCATGGGTATCGGTCTCATCTATGCCGTGACCGGATCACTGAACATGTATGACATCTCTATCTTATTGCCCCCGTTCTACAGCAATAGAGCTGTTCAGCTGGCGTATGCTTTCATCGTGGTGGGCCTGAGCATCAAGATGGCGCTCTTCCCGCTTCATACCTGGTTACCTGACGCGCATTCATTCGCACCCTCGGAGATCAGCGCTATGCTGTCTGGTATCATCATCGAGGTGTCCACCTACGCCCTCATAAGGATCTCGTTCTCTGTCTATACGCTTGACTTCCTCAGGCTCGTGCCCATCTTCGATATCATTAGCTGGTTGGCCGCAATCGCTATTATCTACGGTTCTGTGCTCGCCATCGCACAGATCAATCTTAAGCGTATGCTTGCGTATTCCTCGGTCTCACAGATGGGCTACATCATGCTTGCGGTTGGCCTTTCGCTCTCCACCAAACACATCCTCTGGGGTGGGTTGACCCCCGCCTTGATGCATATCTTGAACCACGCGTTGATGAAGGGCTGTTTGTTCATGGTCGCGGGTGCATTCATCTACAAGGCGGAATTGTGGAACATCACTGATCTCCGCGGGTTGGGCCGGAAAATGCCCTATACCTGTGCGGCATTTACGCTCGCCGCGATCTCGATGATCGGTGTGCCCCCGAGCGTGGGGTTCGTAACGAAAGTATATCTCATATTTGCCGTTGTGGAAGCCGGTAACTTCATATTCATGGCCGTCATCTTGCTCAGCACCCTGCTGAACCTCGTCTACTTCTGGCGCGTGATTGAGACCATGTATATGAAGGTGGGCGAAGCGGGCCCCCATCATGAATATGCGAAGCCGGTCAAGATCGATGAAATACCGCTTACCATGCTCATCCCGGTGGTGCTACTCGGGGTGCTCTGTATCGTGATGGGTATCATCTGGCTGACGGAGATCCCGATCACCGGTGCAGTACCGATAATGGATAGTGTGAATAAGTTGTTTGAGATAGGGAGGTATACCGTGGTACCATGA
- a CDS encoding cation:proton antiporter — protein MVELIGIVVVIVTILIALGLFFMVTGAIGLLRFPDFYTRLHATGKCDTLGEILIIVGLLIYHVFVYSPGADISVQLVPVKLLFLMIFILLTNPVGTHVLMKAGYTTGVKPWKVGDKRM, from the coding sequence ATGGTCGAGCTAATCGGGATAGTTGTGGTGATCGTAACGATCCTCATCGCGCTGGGGCTCTTCTTTATGGTTACCGGTGCCATCGGACTGCTACGATTCCCTGATTTCTACACACGTCTGCACGCTACGGGCAAGTGTGATACCCTCGGCGAGATCCTGATCATCGTGGGATTGTTGATCTATCACGTCTTTGTCTACAGCCCCGGTGCGGACATCTCCGTGCAGCTGGTGCCGGTCAAGCTGCTCTTCCTCATGATCTTTATATTGCTCACCAATCCGGTAGGGACGCACGTACTGATGAAAGCGGGCTATACCACCGGTGTGAAGCCCTGGAAGGTTGGAGACAAGCGGATGTGA
- a CDS encoding Na(+)/H(+) antiporter subunit B gives MTDNKKWVYGRDVVNETIGRLMIPFIQLFALYVIIHGASGPGGGFQGGVILAASFVLYLVIFGLAAAGKRFPERANNYLMSTGVYLYAGVGLLCIIITLGAAQFLNYGFLPLTHMFEENRALGIDIVEIGIGITVCAVITEIFFNLVWKKEDETESGKEGGH, from the coding sequence ATGACCGACAACAAAAAATGGGTCTACGGCCGGGACGTCGTCAACGAGACCATCGGGAGATTGATGATACCGTTTATCCAGTTGTTTGCTCTGTATGTGATCATTCACGGCGCCAGCGGTCCGGGCGGCGGTTTCCAGGGTGGTGTTATACTTGCCGCATCCTTCGTCCTGTATCTCGTTATCTTCGGGCTCGCGGCGGCCGGGAAGCGGTTCCCGGAACGCGCCAATAACTATTTGATGAGCACGGGCGTGTATCTCTACGCGGGCGTCGGGCTCCTCTGCATAATTATTACCCTGGGTGCCGCGCAATTTCTCAACTACGGGTTCCTGCCGCTCACCCACATGTTCGAAGAGAACCGTGCGCTGGGCATAGACATCGTTGAGATTGGTATCGGGATCACCGTCTGCGCCGTCATCACGGAGATATTCTTCAACCTGGTCTGGAAGAAGGAGGACGAAACGGAGAGCGGAAAGGAAGGTGGTCATTAA
- a CDS encoding Na+/H+ antiporter subunit C — MIEWFLAKYNYWIVIILILIGFYAMIAKDNLIKKVIGLTIFQTAIFLFYISLSDIGPLPRGTAPIVSEEMLSMGYVYVNPLPHVLILTAIVVGVATTAVALGLVIRMYEEYGTIEETEIIEIERKL; from the coding sequence ATGATCGAATGGTTCCTTGCGAAATATAACTACTGGATTGTGATTATTTTGATTCTCATCGGCTTCTACGCCATGATTGCAAAGGACAACCTGATCAAAAAAGTTATCGGGTTGACCATCTTCCAAACGGCGATATTCCTCTTCTACATTTCATTATCTGACATTGGACCACTTCCTCGAGGTACTGCACCGATCGTGAGCGAAGAAATGCTGAGCATGGGATACGTGTATGTCAATCCCTTGCCCCATGTGCTCATCCTCACGGCAATTGTCGTTGGAGTTGCGACAACCGCGGTAGCGCTTGGGCTGGTGATACGGATGTACGAGGAATACGGAACAATAGAAGAGACGGAGATCATAGAGATAGAGCGGAAGCTATAG